From one Melospiza melodia melodia isolate bMelMel2 chromosome 6, bMelMel2.pri, whole genome shotgun sequence genomic stretch:
- the EIF5 gene encoding eukaryotic translation initiation factor 5, whose protein sequence is MSVNVNRSVSDQFYRYKMPRLIAKVEGKGNGIKTVIVNMVDVAKALNRPPTYPTKFFGCELGAQTQFDVKNDRYIVNGSHEANKLQDMLDGFIKKFVLCPECENPETDLHVNPKKQTIGNSCKACGYRGMLDTNHKLCTFILKNPPESGDTGTGKKEKEKKNRKGKDKENGSVSSNETLPPPPPEEITPPQVVEEEDDDDWGEDTTEEAQRRRMDEISDHAKNLTLSEDLERTIEERVNLLFDFVKKKKEEGVIDTSDKDIVAEAERLDVKAMGPLVLTEVLFDEKIREQIRKYRRHFLRFCHNNKKAQRYLLHGFECVVAMHQSQLISKIPHILKEMYDADLLEEEVILGWAEKASKKYVSKELAKEIRVKAEPFIKWLKEAEEESSGNEEEDEDENIEVVYSTTASVPKVETVKPANNKDDDIDIDAI, encoded by the exons ATGTCTGTCAACGTCAACCGCAGTGTTTCAGATCAGTTCTATCGCTACAAAATGCCCCGTCTGATTGCCAAG gTGGAGGGCAAAGGAAATGGAATAAAGACGGTTATAGTCAACATGGTTGACGTTGCAAAGGCGCTTAATCGGCCTCCAACGT ATCCTACCAAATTTTTTGGTTGTGAGCTGGGAGCACAGACCCAGTTTGATGTTAAGAATGACCGTTACATTGTCAATGGATCTCATGAGGCGAATAAGCTGCAAGACATGTTGGATGGATTCATTAAAAAATTTGTTCTCTGTCCTGAGTGTGAGAATCCTGAAACTGATCTG CATGTCAATCCTAAGAAACAAACTATAGGTAACTCTTGCAAAGCCTGTGGCTATCGAGGCATGCTTGACACAAACCATAAACTCTGCACGTTCATTCTCAAAAACCCACCTG AAAGTGGTGACACTGgtacaggaaagaaagaaaaggagaagaagaaCAGAAAAGGCAAGGACAAAGAGAATGGTTCTGTGTCCAGCAATGAGACACTTCCACCCCCACCACCAGAGGAGATTACTCCTCCACAGGTTGTG gaggaggaggatgatgatgactGGGGTGAGGACACAACAGAAGAAGCCCAGAGGCGTAGAATGGATGAAATCAGTGACCATGCAAAGAACCTCACACTAAGTGAAGACCTGGAAAGAACCATAGAAGAGAGAGTCAACTTGCTATTTGATTTTGTAAAG aaaaagaaggaagaaggtgTCATCGATACTTCTGACAAAGACATTGTAGCAGAAGCAGAGAGACTGGATGTAAAGGCCATGGGCCCACTTGTTCTCACTGAAGTCCTTTTTGATGAAAAGATTCGTGAACAAATCAGGAAATACAGACGTCACTTCCTTCGT TTCTGCCACAACAACAAGAAAGCTCAGAGGTACCTTCTCCATGGCTTCGAGTGTGTGGTAGCTATGCATCAGTCTCAGCTTATTTCAAAAATACCGCATATTTTGAAGGAAATGTATGATGCAGATCTTCTGGAAGAAGAAGTCATCCTTGGCTGGGCAGAAAAG GCCTCAAAGAAATATGTCTCAAAGGAGCTTGCCAAAGAAATCCGTGTCAAAGCAGAACCATTTATTAAATGGCTGAAGGAAGCTGAAGAAGAATCTTCCGGTAATGAAGAAGAGGATGAAGATGAAAACATAGAG GTGGTGTACTCCACAACTGCCAGTGTACCTAAAGTTGAAACTGTGAAGCCTGCAAACAATAAAGATGATGATATCGATATCGATGCCATTTAA